One region of Brachybacterium saurashtrense genomic DNA includes:
- a CDS encoding hydroxymethylpyrimidine/phosphomethylpyrimidine kinase — MTHVALTIAGSETTGGAGAQTDLKTFHQLGTFGTAALTCIVSFDPQNDWAHRFVPVDPQVIADQIEATTAVHRIDTVKIGMLGTPTTIDTVAASLAERSFTNVVLDPVLICKGQEPGAALDTDNALKEKILPLATFVTPNHFEALTLSGMDAIESVEDLAEAARRIHDTYDVIVLAKGGVVLEGEDAVDVLHDGEQTVELRSPKIGEHRVSGAGCTVAAAITAELAKGATPLEAARTAKAVVTSAIENRQPGATPFDAVYQGAYQA; from the coding sequence ATGACGCACGTCGCCCTCACCATCGCCGGCTCCGAGACCACCGGAGGAGCCGGGGCGCAGACCGACCTCAAGACGTTCCACCAGCTCGGCACCTTCGGCACCGCCGCCCTGACCTGCATCGTCTCCTTCGACCCGCAGAACGACTGGGCGCACCGCTTCGTGCCCGTGGACCCGCAGGTGATCGCCGACCAGATCGAGGCGACCACCGCCGTGCACCGGATCGACACGGTGAAGATCGGCATGCTCGGCACCCCCACCACCATCGACACCGTCGCGGCCTCGCTCGCCGAGCGCTCGTTCACGAACGTGGTGCTGGACCCGGTGCTGATCTGCAAGGGGCAGGAGCCCGGCGCGGCGCTGGACACCGACAACGCGCTCAAGGAGAAGATCCTGCCGCTGGCCACCTTCGTCACCCCCAACCACTTCGAGGCGCTCACCCTCTCCGGCATGGACGCCATCGAGAGCGTGGAGGACCTCGCCGAGGCGGCGCGCCGCATCCACGACACCTACGACGTGATCGTGCTGGCCAAGGGCGGGGTGGTGCTCGAGGGCGAGGACGCCGTGGACGTGCTCCACGACGGCGAGCAGACCGTCGAGCTGCGCAGCCCCAAGATCGGGGAGCACCGCGTCTCCGGCGCCGGGTGCACCGTCGCCGCCGCCATCACCGCGGAGCTCGCCAAGGGCGCCACCCCGCTCGAGGCCGCCCGCACCGCCAAGGCCGTGGTCACCAGCGCGATCGAGAACCGCCAGCCCGGCGCGACGCCCTTCGACGCCGTCTACCAGGGCGCCTACCAGGCCTGA
- a CDS encoding GtrA family protein, whose amino-acid sequence MLTPNSTTQDGPAASPGSRPTLRDRTAGLLAEHLRPTTTFLLVGGVVFLLDAAMYNLLVFWSPGEGWGTGLMHTTPLLAKLLTIAAASCLTYLGNRFLTFGDRPRPHTARSIVMFLLVNLIAAGLQLSCLGFSRYVLGLDSVLADNISGTLIGQVVSTSFRYVTYGRFVFPKR is encoded by the coding sequence GTGCTGACGCCGAACTCGACGACGCAGGACGGCCCGGCCGCCTCCCCCGGGTCGCGCCCGACCCTGCGCGACCGCACCGCCGGCCTGCTCGCGGAACATCTGCGGCCGACGACGACGTTCCTGCTGGTGGGCGGCGTGGTGTTCCTGCTGGATGCCGCGATGTACAACCTGCTGGTGTTCTGGTCGCCGGGCGAGGGCTGGGGCACCGGGCTGATGCACACCACCCCGCTGCTGGCGAAGCTGCTCACCATCGCCGCGGCCTCGTGCCTCACCTACCTGGGCAACAGGTTCCTCACCTTCGGGGACCGACCGCGGCCGCACACCGCCCGCTCGATCGTCATGTTCCTGCTGGTGAACCTCATCGCGGCCGGGCTGCAGCTCTCGTGCCTAGGCTTCTCGCGGTACGTGCTGGGGCTGGACTCGGTGCTGGCGGACAACATCTCCGGCACCCTGATCGGGCAGGTGGTCTCGACCTCGTTCCGGTACGTCACCTACGGGCGGTTCGTGTTCCCGAAGCGCTGA
- a CDS encoding O-acetyl-ADP-ribose deacetylase yields MEIIVRPGDITRERADAVVNAANSGLLGGGGVDGAIHRAGGPEILAACRALRAGELPDGLPAGQAVATTAGRLPARWVIHTVGPVHSAREDRSATLASCYRESLREAARVGARSVAFPAISAGVYGWPMDDAARIAVQTVRACEAELAGAIDEVVFVPFGAEAEQAFRRWAGTA; encoded by the coding sequence ATGGAGATCATCGTTCGACCAGGGGACATCACCCGGGAGCGCGCCGACGCCGTCGTGAACGCCGCCAACTCGGGCCTGCTGGGCGGGGGCGGCGTGGACGGCGCGATCCACCGAGCCGGCGGGCCGGAGATCCTCGCCGCCTGCCGGGCGCTGCGCGCGGGGGAGCTGCCGGACGGGCTCCCCGCCGGGCAGGCCGTCGCCACCACCGCCGGCCGCCTCCCCGCCCGCTGGGTGATCCACACGGTGGGACCGGTGCACTCCGCACGCGAGGACCGCTCGGCGACCCTCGCCTCCTGCTACCGCGAGAGCCTGCGCGAGGCGGCACGGGTGGGGGCCCGCAGCGTGGCCTTCCCCGCGATCTCGGCCGGGGTGTACGGCTGGCCGATGGACGATGCCGCCCGGATCGCGGTGCAGACCGTCCGGGCGTGCGAGGCGGAGCTCGCCGGGGCGATCGACGAGGTGGTGTTCGTGCCCTTCGGCGCGGAGGCCGAGCAGGCGTTCCGCCGCTGGGCGGGGACGGCGTAG
- a CDS encoding aminotransferase class I/II-fold pyridoxal phosphate-dependent enzyme, whose translation MTISGPWTRATAAAGLMRNGQALPTVFARMSALALQHGALNLGQGFPDDAPPAAVAEAAIEAIRQGRNQYPPGAGEAVLREAIAAHQSHWYGLDWDPATEVLVSTGATEALAASILALVEPGDEVITLEPFYDQYAAIIALAGGVHRTVPLVPRSPGGPDTAAGTGTAAGTAAGRSDGDLELVVDEQALRAAFSERTRVVLVNTPHNPTGLMLSEATLRAVVEEAQRHDALIVTDEVYEHLAFAGEHRPIAALPGARDRTISISSAGKTFSVTGWKIGWITARQELLTALTGVKQWLTYSSGAPFQPAVAAGLALPDTAFAELAADLRARRDLLTDGLREIGFRVSVPEAGYFTVADAGPLGEPDADALAERLPQEAGVVAIPLTAFYRGGEAGEANGFLRMAFCKDRATLEQALEKLDAWAAPRR comes from the coding sequence ATGACGATCTCCGGCCCCTGGACCCGCGCCACCGCCGCCGCCGGCCTGATGAGGAACGGCCAGGCCCTGCCCACCGTGTTCGCCCGGATGTCGGCGCTCGCGCTCCAGCACGGGGCGCTGAACCTCGGGCAGGGCTTCCCGGACGACGCCCCGCCCGCCGCCGTGGCCGAGGCCGCGATCGAGGCGATCCGGCAGGGCCGCAACCAGTACCCGCCCGGGGCCGGGGAGGCCGTGCTGCGGGAGGCGATCGCCGCGCACCAGTCCCACTGGTACGGCCTGGACTGGGACCCGGCCACCGAGGTGCTGGTGAGCACGGGCGCCACCGAGGCGCTGGCGGCGAGCATCCTGGCCCTGGTGGAGCCGGGCGACGAGGTGATCACGCTCGAGCCGTTCTACGACCAGTACGCGGCGATCATCGCCCTGGCCGGGGGCGTGCACCGCACCGTCCCGCTGGTGCCCCGCTCCCCCGGCGGGCCCGACACCGCCGCAGGGACCGGCACCGCCGCAGGGACCGCCGCCGGCCGGTCCGACGGGGACCTCGAGCTCGTGGTGGACGAGCAGGCGCTGCGCGCGGCCTTCTCCGAGCGCACCCGCGTGGTGCTGGTGAACACCCCGCACAACCCCACGGGGCTGATGCTGTCCGAGGCCACGCTGCGGGCGGTGGTCGAGGAGGCGCAGCGCCATGACGCCCTGATCGTCACCGACGAGGTGTACGAGCACCTCGCCTTCGCCGGGGAGCACCGCCCGATCGCGGCGCTCCCCGGCGCCCGGGACCGCACGATCTCGATCTCCTCGGCAGGCAAGACCTTCTCCGTGACCGGCTGGAAGATCGGCTGGATCACGGCGCGGCAGGAGCTGCTCACGGCGCTCACCGGGGTGAAGCAGTGGCTCACCTATTCCTCCGGCGCCCCGTTCCAGCCGGCGGTCGCGGCGGGGCTGGCGCTGCCGGATACCGCGTTCGCGGAGCTGGCCGCGGATCTTCGGGCTCGGCGGGACCTGCTCACGGACGGCCTGCGCGAGATCGGGTTCCGCGTGAGCGTGCCGGAGGCGGGGTACTTCACGGTCGCCGATGCCGGCCCACTCGGGGAGCCCGACGCGGACGCCCTCGCCGAGCGCCTGCCGCAGGAGGCGGGCGTGGTGGCGATCCCGCTGACGGCCTTCTACCGCGGCGGCGAGGCCGGAGAGGCGAACGGCTTCCTGCGCATGGCGTTCTGCAAGGACCGCGCCACCCTCGAGCAGGCGCTCGAGAAGCTCGACGCCTGGGCGGCGCCGCGGCGCTGA
- a CDS encoding 3-hydroxyacyl-CoA dehydrogenase NAD-binding domain-containing protein, giving the protein MSSYTEHVTRVLTEDREHPGLGTVAVLTFAPPEGEERRPATLGPRSLANVTGAIGAALDRAEAGELGAIALTGTGRAFLAGADLSMFADPTAVENVEEMTRAAHALQVRVRTSPVPLLAHLNGVALGGGLEVALMADVRTAAPGVRGLGMPETSLGILPGWGGTTLLQSVVGPEAAVRMILEDPARDRQLTAEQALETGLVDELAEDLDAALDQFAALVAAHADLDEDDADVVDPALAATAAEAPAGAPGAWVGREAPLPAADTPEAEALLDALDAPHGVETRRAWAARLEAQGAPAVGRALALLQALPGSTLADALAREAEALAELVRGDSAAASMYSAELLRRGKPGRAPVEGTREIRRVGVAGAGLMASQIAAQLALGLQVPVVMRDLDEDIAAKGLAAARDVVAQAAARGALDEASAQAVAANLSATTDLQELAGCDLVLEAVPEVLAIKKSVFAELEGVLAEDALLVTNTSSLSVARMAEDLAHPERVVGLHFFNPVAKMPLVEVIHTEATDEQTLATGLEVVRRLRKFAVRSADAPGFIVNRLLFRVLGAVLASVDAGADPAEVDASLDPMGMPMRPFALLDLVGLAVADHVGQVLTGELGDRFHASPGLTAMAQKKAHFTERTKTAVHPPVSPTVGETFGADAADGGAAPVGDALLETVQDGLAEEIALMLETGVVERPEQVDLALILGAGFPRHRGGITPYLDASGASQRATGRTFHGEMFTGRDGS; this is encoded by the coding sequence ATGAGCAGCTACACCGAGCACGTCACCCGAGTCCTCACCGAGGACCGCGAGCACCCCGGGCTCGGCACCGTGGCCGTGCTGACCTTCGCCCCGCCGGAGGGGGAGGAGCGCCGCCCCGCCACCCTGGGCCCCCGCTCCCTCGCGAACGTCACCGGCGCGATCGGCGCCGCCCTGGACCGCGCCGAGGCCGGGGAGCTCGGCGCGATCGCGCTCACCGGCACCGGGCGCGCCTTCCTCGCCGGCGCGGACCTGTCGATGTTCGCCGATCCCACCGCGGTGGAGAACGTGGAGGAGATGACCCGCGCCGCCCACGCCCTGCAGGTGCGGGTGCGCACCAGCCCGGTCCCGCTGCTCGCCCATCTGAACGGCGTCGCGCTCGGCGGCGGCCTCGAGGTGGCGCTCATGGCCGATGTGCGCACCGCCGCCCCCGGCGTGCGCGGGCTGGGCATGCCCGAGACCTCGCTGGGGATCCTGCCCGGCTGGGGCGGCACCACGCTGCTGCAGTCGGTCGTCGGCCCCGAGGCCGCGGTGCGGATGATCCTCGAGGACCCGGCCCGGGACCGTCAGCTCACCGCCGAGCAGGCGCTCGAGACCGGTCTGGTGGACGAGCTCGCCGAGGACCTCGACGCCGCGCTGGACCAGTTCGCCGCGCTGGTCGCCGCCCACGCCGACCTCGACGAGGACGACGCCGACGTGGTGGACCCGGCCCTCGCCGCCACCGCCGCCGAGGCGCCCGCCGGCGCGCCCGGCGCCTGGGTGGGGCGCGAGGCGCCGCTCCCCGCTGCCGACACCCCCGAGGCCGAGGCCCTGCTGGACGCCCTCGACGCCCCCCACGGCGTGGAGACCCGCCGCGCCTGGGCCGCACGGCTCGAGGCGCAGGGCGCCCCCGCCGTCGGCCGCGCGCTCGCGCTGCTGCAGGCGCTGCCCGGCTCCACCCTCGCCGACGCCCTCGCCCGCGAGGCCGAGGCGCTCGCCGAGCTGGTGCGCGGCGACAGCGCCGCCGCCTCCATGTACTCCGCCGAGCTGCTGCGCCGCGGCAAGCCCGGCCGCGCCCCGGTGGAGGGCACCCGCGAGATCCGCCGCGTGGGCGTGGCGGGCGCCGGGCTCATGGCCTCGCAGATCGCGGCCCAGCTCGCGCTGGGCCTGCAGGTGCCCGTCGTGATGCGCGACCTCGACGAGGACATCGCCGCCAAGGGCCTCGCCGCCGCCCGGGACGTGGTCGCGCAGGCCGCCGCCCGCGGCGCGCTCGACGAGGCGAGCGCACAGGCGGTGGCCGCGAACCTCTCCGCCACCACCGATCTGCAGGAGCTGGCCGGCTGCGACCTCGTGCTCGAGGCGGTGCCCGAGGTGCTCGCGATCAAGAAGTCCGTGTTCGCGGAGCTGGAGGGCGTGCTCGCCGAGGACGCCCTGCTGGTCACCAACACGTCCTCCCTCTCCGTGGCGCGGATGGCCGAGGATCTCGCCCACCCCGAGCGGGTGGTGGGACTGCACTTCTTCAACCCCGTCGCGAAGATGCCGCTGGTGGAGGTGATCCACACCGAGGCCACGGACGAGCAGACCCTCGCCACCGGCCTCGAGGTGGTGCGCCGCCTGCGCAAGTTCGCCGTGCGCAGCGCCGACGCCCCCGGCTTCATCGTCAATCGGCTGCTGTTCCGGGTGCTCGGCGCCGTGCTCGCCTCCGTGGACGCGGGCGCGGACCCCGCCGAGGTGGACGCCTCCCTGGACCCGATGGGCATGCCGATGCGGCCCTTCGCGCTGCTGGACCTGGTGGGCCTGGCCGTGGCCGACCACGTGGGCCAGGTGCTCACCGGCGAGCTCGGCGACCGCTTCCACGCCTCGCCCGGACTCACCGCGATGGCGCAGAAGAAGGCGCACTTCACCGAGCGCACGAAGACCGCGGTGCACCCGCCGGTCTCGCCCACGGTGGGCGAGACCTTCGGCGCCGACGCGGCCGACGGCGGCGCGGCACCCGTGGGCGACGCGCTGCTGGAGACGGTGCAGGACGGCCTCGCCGAGGAGATCGCACTGATGCTCGAGACCGGCGTGGTGGAGCGGCCGGAGCAGGTGGACCTCGCGCTGATCCTCGGCGCCGGGTTCCCCCGCCACCGCGGCGGCATCACCCCCTACCTCGACGCCTCCGGCGCCTCGCAGCGCGCGACCGGCCGCACCTTCCACGGGGAGATGTTCACCGGGCGGGACGGTTCGTGA
- a CDS encoding ArsR/SmtB family transcription factor: protein MQRIDEDRADAWFQALSDRTRRDILRRVLVEEQSVSSLARNYSMSLTAVQKHVAVLERSGLLTRRRRGRETLARGAAGTLRTASELLTAMERGRREHIARIDELLEAEHDAAPETPRGTEPEAERGTGPLPSP from the coding sequence ATGCAGAGGATCGACGAGGACCGGGCCGACGCCTGGTTCCAGGCGCTCTCGGACCGCACCCGGCGGGACATCCTGCGCCGGGTGCTGGTCGAGGAGCAGTCGGTCTCGTCCCTGGCCCGGAACTACTCGATGAGCCTCACGGCCGTGCAGAAGCACGTCGCGGTGCTCGAGCGCTCCGGGCTGCTCACCCGGCGTCGGCGCGGCAGGGAGACCCTCGCCCGCGGCGCCGCCGGCACCCTCCGCACCGCCTCGGAGCTGCTCACCGCGATGGAGCGCGGTCGCCGCGAGCACATCGCCCGCATCGACGAGCTGCTCGAGGCCGAGCACGACGCCGCGCCGGAGACCCCGCGCGGCACCGAGCCCGAGGCAGAGCGCGGCACCGGCCCGCTCCCCTCCCCCTGA
- a CDS encoding SRPBCC family protein has translation MPVTDISHDLDSLTLTITARFAAPVERIWQIYADPRQLERVWGPKEYPATVVDHSLTPGGLVTYYMTGPEGDRHHGYWKVLAVDEPHSFTYEDGFAHEDFTPNTDLPISTCVATLTADGDGTLARYVTTYADREGLQTVLEMGVEEGTRSAMSQIDELIA, from the coding sequence ATGCCCGTCACCGACATCAGCCACGACCTGGACAGCCTCACCCTCACGATCACCGCCCGCTTCGCCGCCCCGGTGGAGCGGATCTGGCAGATCTACGCCGATCCGCGCCAGCTGGAGAGGGTGTGGGGGCCGAAGGAGTACCCGGCCACCGTGGTGGACCACAGCCTCACCCCGGGCGGCCTGGTCACCTACTACATGACCGGCCCGGAGGGCGATCGCCACCACGGCTACTGGAAGGTGCTCGCGGTGGACGAGCCGCACTCGTTCACCTACGAGGACGGCTTCGCCCACGAGGACTTCACCCCGAACACGGACCTGCCGATCTCCACCTGCGTGGCCACCCTCACCGCGGACGGCGACGGCACGCTCGCCCGGTACGTGACCACCTACGCGGACCGCGAGGGCCTGCAGACGGTGCTCGAGATGGGCGTCGAGGAGGGCACCCGCTCCGCCATGAGCCAGATCGACGAGCTCATCGCCTGA
- a CDS encoding MarR family winged helix-turn-helix transcriptional regulator, with translation MTTTPTPWLTAEEERAWRALWAVMTWLPARLDAQLRAEAGLSLAEYSALSQISEAPGRAVRLSDLARSANMTLSHLSRVIARLEGSGWVERLPDPADGRFTLGRLTEAGWETVQRAAPGHVRAVRRLVVDALEPAQLRALGDAASVVATFVDPLRGRAGGAGPEAGPGGVG, from the coding sequence ATGACGACGACGCCGACGCCCTGGCTCACCGCGGAGGAGGAGCGCGCCTGGCGGGCGCTGTGGGCCGTGATGACCTGGCTGCCGGCGCGCCTGGATGCCCAGCTGCGTGCGGAGGCCGGGCTGAGCCTCGCCGAGTACAGCGCGCTCTCGCAGATCTCCGAGGCGCCGGGCCGTGCGGTGCGGCTGAGCGACCTCGCCCGCTCCGCGAACATGACGCTCTCCCACCTCTCCCGGGTGATCGCCCGGCTGGAGGGCTCCGGATGGGTGGAGCGGCTGCCGGATCCGGCCGACGGGCGGTTCACGCTCGGCCGGCTCACGGAGGCGGGCTGGGAGACGGTGCAGCGCGCCGCGCCCGGGCACGTCCGGGCGGTGCGACGCCTTGTGGTCGACGCCCTCGAGCCTGCGCAGCTCCGCGCGCTCGGGGACGCCGCCTCCGTGGTCGCGACCTTCGTGGATCCCCTGCGCGGCCGCGCGGGCGGCGCGGGGCCGGAGGCAGGGCCCGGCGGCGTCGGCTAG
- a CDS encoding aldo/keto reductase — protein MTTSTTAPRTRLPRTDLEILPLNLGGNTFGWTSDRETSFAVLDAFLAAGGTFIDTADVYAAWAEGSEGGDSETVLGEWLTARGNRDHVVLATKVGAKPSHQGLAADTVDAALDESLARLRTDHVDLYYFHYDDEDVAIAEQVRIADGLVRSGRVRHIGLSNYSVERMREWFEVATREGLTVPVAIQPHYNLLARAGFEQGYAAIAREYEVAVLPYFALASGLLTGKYRTAADLEGRARKGMVQDLLTEDALTVIDALVEIADSRGTAPATIALAWLLAKGVTAPIASASTPEQLPALLEATALELTADEAAALDRASAPFA, from the coding sequence ATGACCACCTCCACCACCGCCCCGCGCACCCGACTCCCCCGCACCGACCTCGAGATCCTCCCGCTGAACCTGGGCGGGAACACCTTCGGGTGGACCTCCGACCGCGAGACCTCCTTCGCGGTGCTCGACGCGTTCCTCGCCGCCGGCGGCACCTTCATCGACACCGCCGACGTCTACGCCGCCTGGGCCGAGGGCAGCGAGGGCGGCGACTCGGAGACGGTGCTGGGCGAGTGGCTCACGGCCCGCGGGAACCGGGACCACGTGGTGCTGGCCACGAAGGTGGGCGCGAAGCCCTCGCACCAGGGCCTGGCCGCCGACACCGTCGACGCCGCGCTCGACGAGTCCCTGGCGCGCCTGCGCACCGACCACGTGGACCTGTACTACTTCCACTACGACGACGAGGACGTCGCGATCGCCGAGCAGGTGCGGATCGCGGACGGCCTGGTGCGCTCCGGGCGCGTGCGCCACATCGGGCTGTCGAACTACTCGGTGGAGCGGATGCGGGAGTGGTTCGAGGTCGCCACCCGCGAGGGCCTCACCGTGCCGGTGGCGATCCAGCCGCACTACAACCTGCTGGCCCGGGCCGGGTTCGAGCAGGGGTACGCGGCGATCGCGCGCGAGTACGAGGTCGCCGTGCTGCCCTACTTCGCCCTGGCCTCCGGGCTGCTGACGGGCAAGTACCGCACCGCGGCGGACCTCGAGGGCCGGGCCCGCAAGGGCATGGTGCAGGACCTCCTCACCGAGGACGCGCTGACCGTCATCGACGCGCTGGTCGAGATCGCGGACAGCCGCGGCACGGCGCCGGCGACGATCGCGCTCGCCTGGCTGCTGGCGAAGGGCGTGACCGCGCCGATCGCCTCGGCCAGCACGCCGGAGCAGTTGCCCGCCCTGCTGGAGGCCACCGCCCTCGAGCTGACGGCCGACGAGGCCGCCGCGCTGGACCGCGCCTCCGCCCCCTTCGCCTGA
- a CDS encoding NADPH-dependent F420 reductase, which translates to MTAVTIIGTGAMANSIGGVFATAGANVSYVSHGEIASAPIEGEIVVLAVPYPAVAEIISTRGEQLAGKTVVDITNPLNFETFDELVVPAASSAAAEIQKALPNSSVLKAFNTTFAATLASGTVGELTTTVLVAGDDDAAKSALVDLVVKGGLQGVDAGALSRARELEAIGFLQLTLAVGEKVAWTGGFGLVR; encoded by the coding sequence ATGACTGCAGTGACCATCATCGGAACCGGCGCCATGGCCAACAGCATCGGCGGCGTGTTCGCCACCGCGGGCGCGAACGTCTCCTACGTCTCCCACGGCGAGATCGCCTCCGCCCCGATCGAGGGCGAGATCGTCGTCCTCGCGGTGCCCTACCCGGCCGTCGCGGAGATCATCTCCACCCGCGGCGAGCAGCTCGCCGGCAAGACCGTCGTGGACATCACCAACCCGCTGAACTTCGAGACCTTCGACGAGCTGGTCGTCCCCGCCGCCTCCTCGGCCGCCGCCGAGATCCAGAAGGCGCTGCCGAACTCCTCCGTGCTCAAGGCGTTCAACACCACCTTCGCCGCCACCCTGGCCTCCGGCACCGTCGGCGAGCTCACCACCACCGTGCTGGTGGCCGGTGACGACGACGCCGCCAAGAGCGCCCTCGTCGACCTCGTCGTCAAGGGCGGCCTGCAAGGCGTCGACGCCGGCGCGCTCTCCCGCGCCCGTGAGCTCGAGGCCATCGGCTTCCTGCAGCTCACCCTCGCCGTCGGCGAGAAGGTCGCCTGGACCGGCGGCTTCGGCCTGGTGCGCTGA